The following is a genomic window from Corynebacterium incognita.
CGGGGCGCACAGCCCGCGCAGCTTCTCCAGCGCGGCCGCCACCTCTGGAAGCTGTGCGTGGCCCCCGAAATGTAGGTGGAAGCGATACGTGCCCAAGCCCGTGCGGGTGGGACGCGACTCAATCAGCGACAAGTCCAAGCCGTGGCCCGCGCAGATATCCAACGCGCGCGCCAAGCTGCCCGGCTCATTAACCAGACACAGCGACACCGCGGTGCGGTCCGCGCCCGACGGTGCCGGACCCTCCCCCGCGGACACGAGGACGAAGCGCGTGGTGGCCGAGGCGTCGTCGATGACGCTGTCAGCCACCACCTCCAGGTCGTAAATATCCGCCGCGCGGCGGGGCGCGAACGCGGCGTCCACCTCGCCGTCTGCCACCATCTGGGCGGCCGCGGCGTTGGAGGCGGCGGGGACAAACTGGGCGTCGGCAAGCTCAGAATCCACAAAGCCACGCACCTGCTGGAACGCCACGGGGTGCGTCGCGAAGCGCCGGATAGGCCCGCCGCCGCGGCGCAGGAGCGCGAACTCAATGCGCACGTCCGTCTCCGCAATAATCTGCGTGCCTGGGTGCGCCAGCAGCGCGTCAAAGGTGGCCGTGACCGCGCCGTCGAGGGAGTTTTCCAGGGCCACCACCCCGAAGTGCGCGCGGCCTGCCGCCACCGCGGCCACCACCTCGTCCGGGGAACCCAGCGGCAGTGGATCAGCGCCCGATACCATATCCAGCATCGCCACCTCCGTGAACGTACCCCGCGGACCCAAATAAGCAACAGTCACCATGTAGGACACCCTACCCGCGCCACCTTGTACGCTGGGCTCATTATGGAGTTCAGCCTGGAACAACTAGCCTGGGACCTCGAGGGCCTTAGTCCCGAGGAGCACGGCTTCACCTACCTCGACCTACAGCGCGAGCCCGCCGGCAGCGGCCGACTAGACGGCTGGGTCATCCCCGCCAAGGACCTCCACGACGTCGCGGGAATGCCCACCTCCCTGGGCCACACACAGCGCGCGTACCTGGCCACCACCACGGATTGTTTCCTGGAGGCCCTCGAGGCCGAGGGCGCGATCATCCCCGGTAAGTCCGCCGCGCCGGAACTCGGGCTGCGCGTGGACACCGAACCCGTGGGCTACCCACACCCGGACAACCCGCTGTGGCCCGGACACACACCGGGCGGCTCGTCTGGCGGCGCGGCGGTCATGGTGGCGCGTGGACTGGTGCGCGCGGCGCACGCGGGCGACGGCGGCGGATCCATCCGCGTGCCCGCGGCGGCCTGCGGCGTCGTAGGTTTCAAGCCCTCCGGCGACGACCTCAGCGTGCCCGGCTTCATCACCCGCACCGTGGAGGACCAGGCGTTTTTGCACGATATCCCGCTGCTCAAACCCACCCGAGCACGCATCGGCGTGCTCACTGCGCCGTTGTTCGCGGACGTCGCAGTGGCGCCGGTCATGCTGCGCGCGGTGGACGAGGCCGCGGCGGCGCTGCGGGGTCTGGGATACGAGGTCGTGCCCATCGACCCCTACCCCGCCGCGGCGGAGACCTTCGCCGCGTTCCAGGCGCTGTTCTCCACTCGCCTGGCGGACCTGGACTTCGCGGAGGGCTACTCCGCCTGGCTGCGCGAAATCGGCCGCTCGATATCTCCCGCCCAGCTTGCTGACGCCCGCACCCACGCCCAAGGCCTGCCCGCCCGGCTGGCGCACGACTGGCAGGTGGACGCGCTGCTGTCGCCGATGCTCGCCTTCGACCCGCCCCCGCGCGGCACGTTCACTGCGTTGGAACACGCCGAGAACTTTGAGCAACAGACCCGGTGGTCGCCGTGGGGCTCGCTGTTTAATGTCGCGCGCCTGCCGGCGGTGAGCCTGCCCTGGCCGGTGGCTCGCCGCCAACCGGTGGGCGTGCAGCTGGGCGGCATCACGCTTTCCGACGCCCCTGTGCTCGGCCTCGCAGCAGCTCTCAGCGCAACCACAGCGTCGCAATACCGGCACTGAGCCCACGAGATTGTAGGCTTTAACGCATGACTCAGCGCGGAGGAGATGACTACGTTACCGGGCCCGACGGCGAACCCTTGCGGGATCGCTACGGCCGCCCCGTACGTCGCCGGGGAACCCCGCCTCCTCCACGGAACACGCCCTTTGCCGGAGAGCCGCGGCAGCGGCAACAACCTGCACAACGCTCGGCCCAGCGCCCGCCACGGCGACAATCACCGCCTGATTCCTACCGCCTGCCTCCAGAGCCCACGCGCTTCGACCTGCCCCGCCAGCAGGCCGCGCCGTCACGCCAGCAGGCCGCGCCGTCACGCCTGGAGGAGGACCTGTACTCGGTGCCGCGCAGCTACCAGCCGCCGGGGGCGTCGAGAAGCAAGGCCCCGGCGCGCAAGGCACTGCGGGGCGTGCGGGGGTTGGTATCGCGCTTTGGCTGCCTGGGTTGTATCGGGTGGCCGCTAGCAATCATCGTGGTGCTCACCCTTGTGCTCACGCTGTGGACCGACGGGCGCCTGACGCGCGTGGATGCCACCCCGCCGACAAAGGTGAACAACACCGCCGGGACCAACTGGCTGCTGGTCGGCTCCGACTCACGGCAGGGACTCAGCGACAAGGACATCGAACGCCTGGGGACCGGCGGCGACGTCGGCGTGGGCCGCACGGACACCATCATGCTCCTGCACATCCCAAAGAAAGGTAAGGCGCAGCTGGTGTCGGTGCCGCGTGACTCGTACGTGTCCATCCCCGGCTTCGGCGAGGACAAGATCAACGCGGCGTTTACCTATGGCGGCCCGGAGCTGCTCACGCAGACCCTGGAGCAAGAAACGGGCCTGCGCATCGACCATTACGCGGAAGTCGGCATGGGCGGCCTGGCCAGCGTGGTGGACGCGGTCGGCGGCGTGAACATGTGCTTGGACGAGCCGATCGACGACCCCTTGGCCGGCATCAGCCTGCAGGCCGGCTGCCAGGACATGAAGGGCCCGGAGGCTTTGGGCTACGTGCGTACCCGCGCGACGGCGCAGGGCGACCTGGACCGCGTGCAGCGGCAGCGCGAGTTCTTCGCGGCGCTGCTAGACAAGGTGACCAAGCCGTCGACGCTGCTGAACCCCATCAAGTTTGTGTCCCTGGTGAATAACACGGCGTCGTCGTTCATTGTGGGCGAGGGCGACCACGTGTGGCACCTGGCACGCGTGGCGCTGGCGATGCGCTCCGGCGTGGAAACCAAGACCGTGCCGCTGGGCGGCTTCGCCGACACCGCGGTGGGCAGCGTCATCCTATGGGACGAGGAACAGACCGCGGCGCTGTGGGAGTCGATGAAGTAGCCTGCGGCGTGCTGACCAGGACAAAAAGTTTCTGGACCAGGGGTATCCCTGCGGGGAACTTCTTGGTCGTTGACGGTATTAGCGGAGCGTTACCTGGCGGGACTTGAGGTTGTCCAGCTGCTTGCGCTCGTCGGCGGTGAGCTGCTCGGCGTTGTCCAGCTCCTTGGTCAGGGCCTCGTCGACGCGCTTCAGCTCGTCCTCGTAGGAGTCGGCGGCGCGCTCAGGCGCAAGGTCAAAGACCGGCGCAATGACGCCGTGGGTACGGAACACGCCGGCGAATTTGGTGTCCTCGCCCAGGTTCATCTCGCCGCGCGCGGCCACGCGGGCGATGCCGTTGAGGAACGCGGCCTCATCATCAACGGGCCGCACCCAGCGGATGTGCGCCTTGCCGTGGCCCGCGTCCGCCCAGAACGCGGTGCCGGTGATGCCGGTGCCAACCAGCTCGGAAGGAATCACAGAGTCGTTGGCCATCTGCAGGGACTGCGCCGCCTGCGGATCCACCGGGGCGCCCTCCGGGATCCACCAGCCAAAGTCCTGGTGTACCTCGATGTCCAGCTCGGCCGAATCGTCGAGGAGCTCAGCAAGCGCTGGCTGGGAGCCATCGGCCACGGTGGACTCAAGAGACTCGCCCGGCGTGGCGTCCTTCGCCCACGTGAGAGCGAAGGCGAGGTCGCGGCCCGGGTTGTGGGAGTGGGACTGCACCTGCAGGCCCACGAGCGCGGTGCCGTCCTCGCGGATCATCGCCGCGATGGCGCCCGGGAGAACCGTTCCCACGTACACGGCGCGGTCAAAGCCCTTGACGGGCAGCTTCGCCACGGCCGACGGGGAGAATTCCTGCAGCGCGATGAGCTGCGACTCTGCAGCCAGCCCACCGAAGGGGCGGGGATCTTTTTCCAGCGCAGCGCGCTCGGCGGCACGGGCAGCAAGCTTAGCCTGGCGGCGGCTCATGCCCTCGGGCAGGTTGTCCTGGTTCTTTTTCTTCTTAGCCATGTGCACAAATCTACCTGGCATACTGCTGCCGCGTGCCTGCGCCTAGTAATTGATGGCCAGCAGCGCCGTCTCCGGCTGGTTGGTGGCCAGGATGTCCACGCCGTTAGCCCAGGCCCACTTCATGTCCTCCGGGCGGTCCACCGTCCACATATAGGTGGGCAGATCGTGCGCGCCAATCGCCGAGGGCTGGAGCTTCCCGCGCAGGATGGACATGCCCAGGCCGGTGGGCTGGGATAAAAGGATATCCGGCTTGTTAAAGTGTCGCTCCCAGTCGCGCCGCAGATAGATGCGGTCCAGCTCCGGGGCCAGGCGCGCGATGCGCCACATCGCGCGGTGCGAAAAAGAGATGATGTGGATACGCGGGTCGTCGAGAAGCTTGGCGTACTTCAAACGAAGGATGACCTGTTCCTCCAGCATGGGCCCATACGAGCCGGGGTGCTTGGTCTCGATGTAGATGTGCTGGTCGGTGGCGCGGACCATGTCCAGCAGCTCATCGAGGAGCAGGATCTGCTGCGGATGCTCCGCGCTGCCGATGTTGGCGCGGCGCACGTCCTCGAGATCCAATGCGGCGATCTCGCCGCCCTTATCCGAGGTGCGATCCAGGGTGCGGTCGTGGTTGACCACCACGTAGCCGTCCTTGGTCAGCCGGGTATCGCATTCCACGCCGTGGATGGGCAGCTCCAGGGCTTTCTCAAAGGCCAGCGGGCTATTCTCGGGGTACTTGCCGGAGTATCCGCGGTGCGCCACTATCTTCACAGGGTGTTCTCCCAGCTCCGGATCTTGCGCAGCATCTGGCGGTTCTTGCGCTGGCTGCGGCCGAGTTTGCGGGAAATCGAGTGCAGAATCTTGATGGCCGCGGTGATGTGCGGGCCCTTGTTGAGCATGACGGCCTCCATGCGCAGAGCGAAGGCGGCGTCGGTGATTTCCGCGCGGGACGGGAGACCGGACTTGGCCAGGCTCTCCAGCACCTGGGTGGCCATCACCACGGGGACGTGCGCGGCTTCGGCCATGAGCGCGATGAGGTTCGGCACCTCCGCCATGCGCTCGAAGCCGAGCTCCACGGCCAGGTCACCGCGCGCGATCATCAGTCCGAGCTTCTCATGCTTCATGCCCTCTAGCAGGACGGCGGCCAGGTTCTCGTAGCCGGGGATGGTCTCAATCTTTAAGACCAGCCCCAGGGCGCGCACCCGGTCCGGGTCCGCGGAGCGCTGCGCGATCTCTTCCAGGCTGTCCAGCAGGAAGCGGACGTCGTCCGGCGTGCGGATGAAGGAGACGTTGGCGATGTCCGCGTTGTGCGCCACGAACTCCAGCGCCTGCAGGTCTTCTTCGGTCAGCGAGGGCAGCGGAAGCTCGGTGGCGGGCAGGTTGATGCCTTTGTAGGCGGCGAGGTTGGTGCCGTCCGGCTTGGCGCGGGTGATCTCCAAAACTACCTCGGTGTGCCCGTCATCGGTGGTGCGCTTGTCGACGGCCCGTGCCGCAATCGCGCCGTCATCAAACAGCACCGGCTGGTCTTTTTCGATGGCCTCCACGGCCTCGGGAAGGGTGCAGCCGATGATGCCTTCCTCCGGCTGACGTGGGGCGGGGTCGGTGGTGAGCACCAGCTGGTCGCCGGGGTGCAGGCGCAGGCGCTGCTCGGAAGCCGGGATGCCGGACACCCGCGCCTTGACCCAGTTGCTGTTCAGCAGCGTCGTGTTCGAGATATAGGCGTTTTGCTGGCCGTGGGCGAGCTTGGCACCCTCGAATTCCTCAACCACGAAGAATTCGCGGCGCGAGCCGCGGGTATCGGTGAGGGTGATACGCGAGTCCACCTCCAGGTCCGCGTACCACTGCTCGTCCACCTGGACGTTGAGAGCCGGGCGGCCGGGCAGCTCCGGCATCTCAGGTACCTCCGCGCCTTCCGGGGTGATCCACAGCTTCGAGGGGGTGAGCACCTTTCCGTAGTTAGTGCGGGTGACGCGCGCGCGGGAAATCTCCGGTCCCGGGGCGATGGCCCCGGTGCGCAGTTTGGGCCCGGCCAGGTCCATGGAGATCTTGATGTCCACCCCGGCCTCGTCCGCCGCCGTGCGCACGTTGTCGATCATTTTCTTCCACGTCTCGGCGTCGTCGTGCGCGCAGTTGATGCGTGCCAGGTCCATTCCGGCGTCCACGAAGCCGCGGACCAGGTCCAGGTCCTCGGCAGCCTCGGCGGGGAGG
Proteins encoded in this region:
- a CDS encoding DUF5926 family protein, producing the protein MAKKKKNQDNLPEGMSRRQAKLAARAAERAALEKDPRPFGGLAAESQLIALQEFSPSAVAKLPVKGFDRAVYVGTVLPGAIAAMIREDGTALVGLQVQSHSHNPGRDLAFALTWAKDATPGESLESTVADGSQPALAELLDDSAELDIEVHQDFGWWIPEGAPVDPQAAQSLQMANDSVIPSELVGTGITGTAFWADAGHGKAHIRWVRPVDDEAAFLNGIARVAARGEMNLGEDTKFAGVFRTHGVIAPVFDLAPERAADSYEDELKRVDEALTKELDNAEQLTADERKQLDNLKSRQVTLR
- a CDS encoding pyruvate kinase, whose protein sequence is MATMDSAAALATIDALIDDLRASADEHRALIDAVHPTHRAGAENLVHYQTLREHDLRPLQAALTAIGATRLTSTEPTVLPKLQAAHNIIKALTGAPAQFPIEQVGAALAAADDQLEDNATALLGDADEQSHSRIMVTLPAEAAEDLDLVRGFVDAGMDLARINCAHDDAETWKKMIDNVRTAADEAGVDIKISMDLAGPKLRTGAIAPGPEISRARVTRTNYGKVLTPSKLWITPEGAEVPEMPELPGRPALNVQVDEQWYADLEVDSRITLTDTRGSRREFFVVEEFEGAKLAHGQQNAYISNTTLLNSNWVKARVSGIPASEQRLRLHPGDQLVLTTDPAPRQPEEGIIGCTLPEAVEAIEKDQPVLFDDGAIAARAVDKRTTDDGHTEVVLEITRAKPDGTNLAAYKGINLPATELPLPSLTEEDLQALEFVAHNADIANVSFIRTPDDVRFLLDSLEEIAQRSADPDRVRALGLVLKIETIPGYENLAAVLLEGMKHEKLGLMIARGDLAVELGFERMAEVPNLIALMAEAAHVPVVMATQVLESLAKSGLPSRAEITDAAFALRMEAVMLNKGPHITAAIKILHSISRKLGRSQRKNRQMLRKIRSWENTL
- the pheA gene encoding prephenate dehydratase, whose product is MVTVAYLGPRGTFTEVAMLDMVSGADPLPLGSPDEVVAAVAAGRAHFGVVALENSLDGAVTATFDALLAHPGTQIIAETDVRIEFALLRRGGGPIRRFATHPVAFQQVRGFVDSELADAQFVPAASNAAAAQMVADGEVDAAFAPRRAADIYDLEVVADSVIDDASATTRFVLVSAGEGPAPSGADRTAVSLCLVNEPGSLARALDICAGHGLDLSLIESRPTRTGLGTYRFHLHFGGHAQLPEVAAALEKLRGLCAPAGDVPGFMFLGSWPVADGPVSG
- a CDS encoding glycerophosphodiester phosphodiesterase family protein; translated protein: MKIVAHRGYSGKYPENSPLAFEKALELPIHGVECDTRLTKDGYVVVNHDRTLDRTSDKGGEIAALDLEDVRRANIGSAEHPQQILLLDELLDMVRATDQHIYIETKHPGSYGPMLEEQVILRLKYAKLLDDPRIHIISFSHRAMWRIARLAPELDRIYLRRDWERHFNKPDILLSQPTGLGMSILRGKLQPSAIGAHDLPTYMWTVDRPEDMKWAWANGVDILATNQPETALLAINY
- a CDS encoding LCP family protein, with translation MTQRGGDDYVTGPDGEPLRDRYGRPVRRRGTPPPPRNTPFAGEPRQRQQPAQRSAQRPPRRQSPPDSYRLPPEPTRFDLPRQQAAPSRQQAAPSRLEEDLYSVPRSYQPPGASRSKAPARKALRGVRGLVSRFGCLGCIGWPLAIIVVLTLVLTLWTDGRLTRVDATPPTKVNNTAGTNWLLVGSDSRQGLSDKDIERLGTGGDVGVGRTDTIMLLHIPKKGKAQLVSVPRDSYVSIPGFGEDKINAAFTYGGPELLTQTLEQETGLRIDHYAEVGMGGLASVVDAVGGVNMCLDEPIDDPLAGISLQAGCQDMKGPEALGYVRTRATAQGDLDRVQRQREFFAALLDKVTKPSTLLNPIKFVSLVNNTASSFIVGEGDHVWHLARVALAMRSGVETKTVPLGGFADTAVGSVILWDEEQTAALWESMK
- a CDS encoding amidase, producing the protein MEFSLEQLAWDLEGLSPEEHGFTYLDLQREPAGSGRLDGWVIPAKDLHDVAGMPTSLGHTQRAYLATTTDCFLEALEAEGAIIPGKSAAPELGLRVDTEPVGYPHPDNPLWPGHTPGGSSGGAAVMVARGLVRAAHAGDGGGSIRVPAAACGVVGFKPSGDDLSVPGFITRTVEDQAFLHDIPLLKPTRARIGVLTAPLFADVAVAPVMLRAVDEAAAALRGLGYEVVPIDPYPAAAETFAAFQALFSTRLADLDFAEGYSAWLREIGRSISPAQLADARTHAQGLPARLAHDWQVDALLSPMLAFDPPPRGTFTALEHAENFEQQTRWSPWGSLFNVARLPAVSLPWPVARRQPVGVQLGGITLSDAPVLGLAAALSATTASQYRH